The Larimichthys crocea isolate SSNF chromosome XII, L_crocea_2.0, whole genome shotgun sequence region CTCTTGTCCAAATCTCTGCCACCGCCTGAGTCCACCTTACCATGCCCATTATGTTCAGCCCCTGATCCAGGTCTGGAGAGGTGAGCCAAGCACCAGGTCAAAGAAGACTCTGGTGATGATGGGTGCCCTTCTCTGGAGGATGTCCGAGATTGTTTCCATTCACCTTGCACAGGTGAAGCAGCCATGGTCCCTCTGCCTGCCAGGCTACGGGTTCAACTGTCTGAATGTTGTCCTTTCAGTTCAGACAGATGTCACACACAGTGTGGAGCATCACTGCACGCTTCCAGTGCAATActaagaaattaaacatgtcctttttactttaaattgtTACTCAGCTGGTGAAGATGTACTTactcttcatgtttttttcaaagtttccgcaaaaaacaacaagtcaGGCGTGGACAGAAAACTACAGATACCATGAAATAGGAAAGTTGTACCACCTGACGCCGCGGTCGCTGATGGGAGATGGAGTTCCAACAGCTTCGGTCCACTCCCTTAAAAACAGGCCTACATCGTGAGAAGGCCGAACAAGCGTTATTCTACGCAGTGGACGTGTATTTGCTCAACGTGACGTATATTTGCACATCAAATGACGAGTTAAAGCTCTATTTGAACAGTGTCTTTTTACCACTGGACGAATAATTTTTGTGAAACAAAATGCAATCGCCTGTGTTAGCCGCTAACGCCATCTTTAGCCGAACAACAAAACAGGGGCGGTCGAGGGAGGGTGCAGGGAACGAAGAGGTGGGTCGGTTAGGTATGTGCTGGGAGTTGTAGTTCGAACGTCGCCGCCTTTCACTTCCCCTTAGCGTGTTTCCTCTCTTGAAAAAACTACATTCCCCGTGACATTGAGAAAGAGCGGCTTGATTTGAGTAAGTCGCAGCGTTTAGGGATTGTAGTTCACTTGAACTCGAAAGCCTCTTCGTAGCCACCGAAATGGACTACATTTCCCGAGCTGCGAAGCGACGTTGTTATAGTCATCGTTTTACTCGATGCGAGAAAGTGCATCGGTGCCTCAAAGAGGTTGTTAAACTCCACgctaattaaaaaacaacaacaactctgctTGGAATTGTAATGGTTTAACGAAATGGAGGTGATCGAGACGATTGTGATTCAAAGCGCTGACGTGGACGGGAAGGAGACGGTCGTGTCCGGTGTGGACGCCGATAAAAGCAAAGCAGGTTAGTAAACAGTCTGAAGTTAAACAGTCATCGCATGAAGCGAGGAGGGCCTGGTGAGTGCGCAGCCACTGCCTGTGCTGTGATTACCGTCATAAAGCGTGGTTCATATAATAGCATGTGTCATCAGGTAACTTATGACGTCAAATAGGTTTGTGTTGCAGTCAGACAAGCTgccaaacaaaatgaaacagtaaAGAGGTCCAGTGCAAGCTCATATAATTAGATAATATGATATCAAATCACACAGTGcaccttttgttttcctctctatAGAGTTTATATGGACACTGCAGGCTACATGGCACCTCGTCAACGTCCGGCTTGAAATGGATCAGGCTTTCGACCAGCCAGtatgcaagaagaagaaactttgGGAGATGGTGGCGGAGAAAGTGAACGCCAAGCTGAGGGAGTCAGAGGTCACTGATGTCACCGTGAAGGCATACGAGTGTGACCTCAAGTGGAGGAACATGCTGGCCACTTACAGGAAGAACAGTGAGAGGGCGAAGAGGCTCGGGGCGGCCAGTGTCCACTGGGAGTTCTTCAAGGCCATGCACGAGGTCCTGGgtaagagcagagaggagatcGAAGCCCAGCGAAGGGCTAAGCTCAGCGGGACGAGAGTGGGCAAAGCCATAGCCAGCAAGAAGTTTACCCCTATCCTCCCTACACCTCCTGCTACAGCTGCTCCCTGCTCCGCCCGGCCTCCACAGGACGTCCTACAGCTGTACATGGAGCTgcaagagaggaagatgaacaTGTGGGCCCAGCAGAAAGctctggaggagaggaagatagAGGCCATTAACAACCTGGCCCAGGCCATCTCTAGCCTGGCTCAGAAGAACAGCACAGTGATACCAAAAGATGGACATTAGGTCAGGAGAGGCTTCTTACCAAAAACTTTTATCATGCTGCAGGAGGAGTGTTTGAGTTTGTCATATATGTTTTTAGATTTGGTCAGTTTGGCACACGGTTAGAGTTTTAAGAACAGTTTGAATTCTGTAGAGGTGCCAGCTTTTGTTTGTACTATAAGCAGACTTCACACGCCTGTCCCAATGTATCTAATCAtctattatttttatatctaaATAGAAGAGTGAATTATGATTGGCTGATGTGGGagtgtaagaaaacaaaaaaaaaaagactcataaATAAGATTAATACAGACATCCTCCCTACCAATTATTAATATCAACAGCCTATGCaagagtattatttttttacaagctGATGATTATGATCATTTGTCAAGAGAAGTCACAGAAAGACTAAAACTTCATAtttttcagtaaaaacaaacacatttataccAATAATTATTATTCCAATAACAGTATTCACAGGCACGCTTGAACtgtaaatgtattaataatgcacactttctgttgttgttgtcacacaGTACAGTATTAACAACTTCACCATATAATGTGTTTCATAAACAAACCtgcaataaatataaatattacctttgtgaatgttttgtccACCCACACTTGCAGATTTGGCGGTGgacagaatattagaaacactatttgtttgttttattgttttttttgtttgttttttttttacagatctgttgtttgtgtttatctatTCTGAAAGTTGAAATGCCATCCAGTGGTCTCAGTGTGGAACTGCAACACTATGTATTAGAGTTTTAATACCAGTATAATCAATATTAATGTCTATACACAACTCATTATTAGTGATTATTACAGATGACAGCGACAGCAATATTGGTACCGTGTAAAGGAGTTCAGTTTATCAGTTTAACTTGGTAATGTTCATGAATAGCATACACACTCTCGTTACTTTCATAATAAATTTGAGTgatcaaacagaaacatttaatattctTTACTTTCTTTACTTATTCAGCCTTTTCTGGAAAATTGTCACATGTTCGTTTTGGCCACCCAAAGTTTCCAAGAGCCTGAAAAGAATCTCACTTGTCAATAATCCCCTTTCAGTGAAtattatcatttcatttattttttatatctcttaaaaataaaatcggATGAAACTGCAGTAAcacagtaaaaatgtaaatttaatcaTTTGACTGCTGATTCACACAATGTAAATGCTTTTCCCTTATTTGTGTTAGGTGTGCAGACAGACCCAGACAAGAGATATTCTGTTAAAATAAACCTTTATATGACAGAACTCTTCATTTACATCTATAAACACAAGTTTTCCATCAGGTCTCGTCGCATCACGTGCTCCCAGAGTTAAAGCTTTTAAACAACAAATCTGAGATGGCGTCACGTCTTTGTAAACCTTCATCgtccacctctccctcctcatcctgGGTTATGGCTTCCTCTTTCTCAACTTGTCCTTGAACGACTTGTCCCATGTCCAAAAACACATTGTGCAACACGCAGGCAGTCAGCACAACAGCTCTGGCTCGATCATAGTTTCCAATATCCAGATACCTGAGCCTTTGAAATCTCGCTCTCAGGTTGGCAATAGCCTGATCCAGCATGTGAAAATGCTCTTCCAGCATCTTGTTGAAGAGCTCCTCTCGAGGTCCGTGACTCCCTGAGTATGGAGTTAAAATCTGAGCAGTGAGCGGGTAGCCGGCTCTGGCCACGAGGCAGGAGCCGGAGGGCATCAGTTCAGGATGCTGTTTGAGTTTGTCTCTCAGGGCGCTGCCTCTGTCCACGTCAGATCCTTTACTGATTCTGCAGTGTAGGAACCGGCCCTTGTGGTCGCATATGAGCTGTAGGTTTAGCCAGGAGTCAGGGTGGGCCTCCTTCTTCATCCGTTTCACCTCAGGCACTGTGCTCTCCACATTATGTTTCCCTATTGGCAGGCGGATAGGGATGCGGGTGTGTCCCAACACTCCCAGGACATGAGGAATACCTTGCCGCTCCTCCTGTTCCTTCTCTGGACAGCAAAATGGAACAAGGGCCTCTACAGCGTCTGTGCCTGGAGAACAGAGAAATATCATTTtcaagacctttttttttttgcactcaaATCAATGACAACATTGCACTGATCATTAAGCAAATCTACTACAAACAATACTAAAAATCAACCCACCAGCTGGCCATCTGATTAGCGTCTCTTCCAACATGTTGATGCGCTCgcagaaggaaaagaagatCCTGtggatgtttcctttctccaggtggaagcggcgAGACACAGAGCGGTAGCTGACACGCTCAGTGAGCAGGGTGAGGGACAGCAGGACGGTGTGGGAAAGGGATAAGCGAGCCCGTCCGGCCATTCGAGCCCTGGATTTGGAGCTTTGAAGCAGGTCTGCGATGTGCTGacgagagggggggaaaaatcATGTCAGATGGAGTACATCTCAAAGATTAGACAGCAGGTTGGATTATTTATTCAGAACAAAGGGCAGCtagaaaacattaaacaagGCTGAAACATTTGGCACAAAAagttctttattattattattattattattattattattattattcaaatgtgTGGGTGTACATATTATGTATGTacgctttatttttttatctattaGTTAACAGGAAAGTGACCATATTAGAtcatgatataaatatatatatatatttttttatttatatagttcTGCGGCCTGCACTGGGACTGCACTGTTGCtaagcaacataaaaacacttcctgttatctcatatctcactgttgcttgttttatttttattttactgttactggttctatttaactgttatttatttaaaaaaaactaaactatctCATATCtcaatgttatttttattttttactgttactgtcactggttctatttaactgctatttatacataaatgtatatattgtttaaaataggatattctatagggtatattgttaaagttttgttttcttgttaccgttttcttgctatcaccgtttgggagctgcgataataaaaaaaacaacaaaaaaacaatttccctacggggattaataaagtacttctgattctgattctataTTAATATACATTAAGCTCGCTTACATGTTACCACAGGCCAGACACGAGACTCTGATAACATTTGCTTTagtaaaattaaacttttatttcagtgtgaaatCTCCCATTAAACTGAGTCTGGCTGAGGAGACATGTCTTGTTGTGATACCTTGACTGCAGCAGTGTCCTCTCCGGGCTCTGCCGTCTCCTCCTCTGGGGGGCTGGGTGTTGCAGTCAGTGACACGTGTGTCTGCAGGTGAGCTGGCCCCTGCTGCAGGTGAGCTGGCCCCTGCTGCAGGTGAGCTGgcccctgcagcagctgcacacacGCAGCAGGAGGCTGAGCTCGGAGCTTCTCCATCAGCTCCGCTTCTAGCATCTCCTCCACCGCCTGGTCCAGCCGCTGCTCCAGCTCGCCCGGGGACAGCGGCTGCCACTCCCGCTCCACCATGTCCAGCACGGCTCTGCCCGCCGATAAGACACACTCACTGACGTCCATTTGTACCGGATGGATCGTCTGTGTTCAGGCCGGACTCACCCCTCACCTGTTCACACGTGGACAGAAACTGGAGCTACATGCTAAGCTACTTTGCTAGCTCAGTTATGCTGCCTTCAAGTGCCGTAGGAAAATTCAAAGAGAGGTCAGAGCTGTGAACGCAGCTCAGCTTTACACCTGCAAAGTGTTATTGTTACATTCAGAGATGTAgagtaacgaagtggaactacttaagtactgtacttaagtactaaaatgcagtatctgtacttttttggagtatttttttttcccaacttccacttttactgaaCTACATatatttgatgaatttaatacttttactcggatacatttttcatgtgctgaatcgttactcgttactattgtagcgtccagccggacacgtgatgaatgacaaggcgaaattcaacaaactgcatttattgctgaacggtttggtgacaggactcggtgactgtcggccggaaccacgccaaaaaaccaacataacagtcccggtGTCccacatcaacctcgctcgtgcgccgtacgtcatacacctgacgcacccaggtgcgctctctcacctgttcccccgccccctcgctctcgcattcattcagacgcattcacagaccatgggaaatcacagaactctaccatgaacattgtaacactgtaacattagaagttgtgccttaataaatatttgaaataatataaacaaaagcacttgtacttttacttgtactttcaGTACTTAagtagcagtttttttttacatacttctacttgcaatacttaagtacaaaacattttgaatactttagtactttcacttaagtatggtgtttaaagaacacttcaacttctactcaagtcagttttttgaaaaagcacttgtacttctactccactcctttaccccagtactttatacatctctggttacatttaatttgatcaaCTGATAGACGATGGGCAGCTGATATCACGATTGATAAAgaaaggcaaaataaaaaataaaaacaaaacaataatcttCCCGATTGAACTTCTTcttgagatttcttttttgttcagcagcactaaaaatgtgaaaatctagatcattaatgaaaaatgtgttgtattaAAAATACAGGTATCTGGAACCTATCTATCTCTGCTCTAAACTCGTATCAAACGGAACAGTTGGCAGCCTTTGTTACTATAATATAACTAAGGTATCCACTTCCCActttccaaaaaacaacaacactttaaTCTAGCACAAAGGACTCCACAAAAGGACATGTGGTCAGCTGGGAAAGAGGAGAATGAGGAAGTGCTGGTTATCCACCTGACAGGCTAGGGCCTGGCATCACTCCACCAATCATCTCCCGGGGATGGCACATCTCTATCTACATATgaaaattacaaacaaacacacagcagactacaaaaaatatgaccacagtcataacatatgctttacacacattttgcaattcaaaCTGGcgcttttttttaagtgtactgaacacggttctctgcataagacacaacaatctgacataaagtcacgtttgcaatttcaaaacactggcatttaaaatgactctacatgagctcattggccactatatgtgccaacaggtgttatgtaattattaACACTTCAGTCAGGaagaaagcaataaaagagaacaggtgagcatattttagctcactccaatgtaaatatatctgctgtgcatatgctgcactgacttgtttggtgaaaaataaaaaataaataaatatttcaatagcacgtgtgtgtatcagcaaatatttctgtgcatgtgaacaatctgaagaatccTCCCctgtttgaactatgttagtattatggcaaagcacACTAAAGATAAGAGTGCTTTTCATTCTGCCaaacaatgtgtaaaaaaatccgtaatacgaatgaagtgtgtgtcatctggtgcaaaggtttgattttggttgcacTGCTTGATTTTGCGGGATATATGAGGTATTTTGCAGTTTGGGGCTTGATTTTGCGGGATATATGAGgtattttgcagtttgggtgtgtggtgttttgataaaaccaacctagtttgcaaaattgatGATGAGCATTAGATCCtcccttctcacacacacacacacacacacacacacacacacacacacacacacacacacacaaacacacacagacacaccttcCTGTGACATTGATATTCAGGTTAAGACAGCTGGTTTACTTGGTTGGACCATAGTTAGATTGCCAAACTTGACACAGTGAAACTGATCGGAtaataaaagtctaaaaatgcAGAGGTAGGTTAaagctttaatttttttttagtttgtttgttttttaatttggacAGATATCTGTgaaactaaaacataaaaaaagaagaagtctggGTTTTCTATAGTTTTGCATTGTGTTGGTTTACATTTTCCCATTGTCAGTAATCTGTATGATACACTTCCTCCATGTTTTCATAGCTGTTATCAAATGGTATTTATGTGGGGTAAATTTTAATATCTTAGATTATTtgtatgcaaaaaaataaatcccacTTCCGGTCCTGATTCTAGATGCCTATGCAATTTTGATATAGCTGTTATGCGTCTCATATTGTCAGTCTAATACATAAACTCTCCAACAACGATGTGCAATCTACAACTCCTTTATTTTATAGTCAACATATCAAGCTCACGCACATTCACagtattgtgtgttgtttttaaagctgtgtaCAGTAAGATCTAGTTCCCCTCTACTTATGTACAAACAATAAGGAAATAAGAATCAACATTTATTCTGTGCCCCTATATCAATCCTAAATTTGTCTAATGACAGTTGCTGTATGCACATTACTATATGATAGATacatattagattagatttgattATAAGTCATTTTTCAGAGAAGGGTCACTGGTAATATAATTTACAGTCTGATAGTTTGATAACACTAAAACATCcacaacaattaaaaacattgtaaacactgtacattagtgcaaaaacataaaattctGTCTGCGCTCTGAATCCTTCTTCTCTGTCCAGCGTCTACATTTTTCCTAGTTTTCAAAGTGTTCAGTGGATAATTAGAATTTTAATTTACTGGATGACAGAGATTAATTTACAAacaatgttgttttgtgttacagAAGCTTACAGACAGCTTTATACCGCTACGCAGAGGATACCCTCAAATGCTTTGACACAGTGAAAGACTTCTGTGAGAAGATCTCGACATGGACAGATGCAAGGAAGACAGAGTTGAATAAGATGAGGGAAATCAAAGACAGGGCTGATAAAATGAATTTCAGCTATGTTACCCAGTCAAAGGGCAAACCTAAGGCTTTGTGGGAATATGTGAAGTGCAAGTTGACCCTAAAACTTGCCAGCAGCCAGCgtgcagagctgcagaaggATCTGGCTGCTGTGCTGGAGGACACTCTGAGAGGGCTGAAGCATCTCGAGCGCTTCCTGGATGCAGTGGAGAAGCTGGCGGTCACCTCAGTTCATGTGTTCACGGAGGAGAACCAGGTGTTACATCTGCCCAAAGGAATCAGCCCTGAACAGGTTCAGGTCGTCATTGCTGCCGCACGACTGatctgccctctcctcctcgtgTTTAAAAGAGATGCAAGTGTCTTCTTCCTTCCCAGACTTCAGAATGTGGAAGTGCTGTCATATCAGCTGGACAAATACATTCAGACCACCCAGAAGATCTGTGACACGTTGGAGAAAAGGTATTTaggtcttaaaataaaataatataataaatctaataaaaaacagaaagaaaatgtaatttaaggaaattgtaaata contains the following coding sequences:
- the si:dkey-66i24.7 gene encoding uncharacterized protein si:dkey-66i24.7, with amino-acid sequence MEVIETIVIQSADVDGKETVVSGVDADKSKAEFIWTLQATWHLVNVRLEMDQAFDQPVCKKKKLWEMVAEKVNAKLRESEVTDVTVKAYECDLKWRNMLATYRKNSERAKRLGAASVHWEFFKAMHEVLGKSREEIEAQRRAKLSGTRVGKAIASKKFTPILPTPPATAAPCSARPPQDVLQLYMELQERKMNMWAQQKALEERKIEAINNLAQAISSLAQKNSTVIPKDGH
- the LOC104934488 gene encoding uncharacterized protein LOC104934488, which gives rise to MDVSECVLSAGRAVLDMVEREWQPLSPGELEQRLDQAVEEMLEAELMEKLRAQPPAACVQLLQGPAHLQQGPAHLQQGPAHLQTHVSLTATPSPPEEETAEPGEDTAAVKHIADLLQSSKSRARMAGRARLSLSHTVLLSLTLLTERVSYRSVSRRFHLEKGNIHRIFFSFCERINMLEETLIRWPAGTDAVEALVPFCCPEKEQEERQGIPHVLGVLGHTRIPIRLPIGKHNVESTVPEVKRMKKEAHPDSWLNLQLICDHKGRFLHCRISKGSDVDRGSALRDKLKQHPELMPSGSCLVARAGYPLTAQILTPYSGSHGPREELFNKMLEEHFHMLDQAIANLRARFQRLRYLDIGNYDRARAVVLTACVLHNVFLDMGQVVQGQVEKEEAITQDEEGEVDDEGLQRRDAISDLLFKSFNSGST